ggggagagggagggtatCAGGAGGCGGTATCTAATGTTGGGATAGTATTAGATCGAATGCAGTTGGGGTGGAAAGTTAGAGGAGAAATGACACAAAATGGGCAAGGCAGGGATCAGGGTCACCTTCTCAGAGTGGGGTATGAACTCAGGTTGACTGAGGATCAGAGGTGGGGGGCTAAGGCCCTCAGCTGGTTATGGCTTCAGGGATGGGGTCTGGCTCAAGgtgtccccttccccctccaaTGCAGGACACCACTCCCTGGCCAGGAGCAATACCCTAGTCAGACCTCAGACACCCTAATCCCATTAGTTCTGctctctgggctcccacagcTAGGCCAACAAGCCGGACCCACCCCTACACCCCACCCTTCTCCTCAGAACAGCCTTGCTGAGGACTGAGCACCATCTGAAGGGAATCTCTGGCTACCCTGATGTCCTCCTCAACAGCCCAGGGGAGATTCTTCTTCAAAGGCCCCAGAGAGAGAACGAGACAGAGCCGCCCCAGAGCCCCCAGACGCGGTGCTCATATTGACCCCACTCCTCCCGTTGGAGGTGGAGACCTATGTTTCTGCTGGGTTGACACTGTCCTCAGCCTCTTGCTCTCCAGCACGAAAgcccagagaggagggaagactCTGCCCCAAGACCCAGACTATCCTCTCAAAAAAAGCAAGCCAAACCGAGGGACACCAGTTCTTTATTAGGAGTTAAATGGGCCCCTCCCCGCCATGGTCTCCCTTGTGCACGCGCTCTGCTGGGCCTTGGCAGCCTCCCCCCAGCACGGCCGCCATAGGGAGACAGCGCTGGCTGCTCTGTGTATCTTCCAGCTGTGACCCTGGGGAGGGCCCCTCACGTCTCCGGCCTCGTGGGTAGACCCGGCCCACCTATCAGGTCCTGCCCCAGCAGACCCTGCCCGTGGGAGCAGAGCCTACTGGGAGCAGGGGGGCTCAGGGGGACAGTCCTTGAAGTAGTCGTGACAATAGGTGCAGAGGCAGGCGAGGGAGCGCACGTACTCCACGAAGTCCACCTCACAGTCCTTGTTGGTGTCCAGGACACTCATGAATTTATTGTAGTCACGCTCTCGCAGATTCGTCTgtgcaggggcgggggggaggggacggGTTGAGGAGGGAGcatgccccttcccaccctcccctcctgggCGGTCCACACCTCCTGCACCCTTCTGGGGGCCAGCCTCAGCCTGCCTGCTCTGGTCATTCGCCCATGTCCGTGCCCCTGAGCCCTCCCACTGCttgctgagtgcctactatgtgctgtcACTCGTCCTCCCAGTAGCCCTGCGTGGCAGCAGGTGTGGCGACTCCCCTGCTCTCGCAGATGAGGACACCGGGCCTCCTGCCATGTCCGCTCCCTTTCTGGTGTCCGCTCCTCACAGTCTCGCCCGTACCCCACTTGCTCAGAGCTTGTGCCCAGCTCTGTCTGCAGACTCCAGGCAGTTCCTCCCTGCAGGCTGGCCACCCAGGCGCTCACCGGGGTCCAGGTGGGCAGCTCCTTCTGCAGCAGCTCCTTGAGCTCTGCCTGGCAGAGTCTGTGCTTGTCCCCGCAGCGCCCGGAATATTCCTGGAAGGTGCACACGATGGCAGCCACCGCCTGCTCCAGAGGCCGGGCCATCCTCACTGTCAGAGAACAAGGGTGTGAGACTCATGCCAGAGGCCCAGGGCGTCTCCCAGAGACTGCTCCCAGACCTTAGTCTCCCCACAAGCTCCCCCTCCTCTGAGTAGCCCTCCCTAACCACTCCAGCCCCTTCTAATTTATTTCCCTACTACCCCATTGTTATTTTCCTGGACGGAGGTTTTCTTTCCCTAACATCATTGCAAACTCCTCAGGGAGagtgccccaccccccaactaCACCCCCACACTGGGGATCCTTGAGGACTCCCCGTCTACCTTCTCTCATCCCTGACACCCgggaagggctcagtcccactcTGCACCACCATGAGATACAGCCTCCTGACCTTCAGGACCCAAACTCCTTCTGTAGGAAATAGCACAAGGAGACCCTTGCTCTGTGCCCCCCATCCTCAGGCCCTTGGAGAAGCTGGGCATTGTCAGGGAGGGGTCAGATGTGAGAGGAACCCCCAccacctcaccaccaccaccctcacccATCCCTTCTCCCGCGAACTCTGACTGGGAGCCCCTGTGCATCAAACTAGCCACGCAACCTCAGATGAGCCATTGACCCTGGGTGTTGGGGGTCTTATCTGTAAGCTGGGGTTCATTCCACCTCTCAGGCCTGCTCAGGGACCTGAACCGGCAGTCCACAGAGAGAGCTGGCTCAGGTATTTACCGGTCTGAGATTCGCCCCATCTGAAGCTGTCTCCCTGCGCCCTAGGGTCTTGAGATAGAAGGCTCTGCGTAAGAATGCCTGTTCTGTCAGAGGGGCAGGCTTTCCTGGAAGTGCCCACCTCCCCGCAGCCCCACCGCCTTGGGGGAGGATGCCTCCAGCCTGGGGAAACCCAGAGGCAGTGGGAAGGCAGTATCGCCCTGTGAGTCCAGGGCCTTGCTCCCCTAGGGGACAGGAGTGCGCAGCAAGGCGGCCAGGCCAAGGCTGTCTCCGATTCCCCTCTGCTGGGCCCTGTGGACCAGAAGGCCggcagggctggggacaggggcgATGGGGCAAAGCAGTGCCTGCGGTCTCTTTGTGACAGCCCAGCGTTGGAGCAAGTTGCCTGAGGTCCCAGTAGAGGAAAGGGCCACACACGCAGGGAATAAGTCACCTCCGAGGTGCTCAGTGGCCCTTCTGGACTCCTGCCCCACGGTGGCTTTTTCAGAAGCTGGGTGCCTAGAGGCTGGAGAGAATCCTCTCTTCCCTGtgaagcccccacccctgccagacCTCAGCACTGCACACCCCAACCCAAACTTCCAGACAGCCCTTCACTGTACAAAGGACCCCTGAGCCCACCATTTCTGACTTCCCTCACCTGGCCAGTCCCTGCTGTGCTCATCCCTCCGCCCCCATTCCCAGACCCTGAGCTAACCCAACCCCCAATCCAGGGCAGAACCCAAGCAGCCGGCACTCACCACTGGTGTTGGTTTCAGCTGTAGGAGGCTAGAGACAGAGCATCTCTATTTATAGCCTCCCAATGAAGGAAGGGGACAATTATGGGGACCCAAGTAGGTCAAGCTGAGGATGCCCCCAGGggcttccctgcctccttccctggcGGCCCTTATTATAGGCCCCACTGGCCCACCTACCCATGCATACATCAAAGGCCCATTCAGGTCCACAGACACAACCCCCTTATTGCCTGCCCCCAGAGCTGGGAACTGGGCACAGCAACCCCCCATCCCCTTCCAGCCCAAGTGGTGGAGACAGGCCAATCCATCACATCCACCCCCACCTCTTCACTCTAGAAGCACATATAGCTTCACCCCTAGAGAACCCCTGTACCAGAGGGGATCTTGGAGAGCATCTGGTTAGCCCCCCATTTGCAGGTGAGAACACTGAGGTCTGAGACATCCTCCCTGCTTGACCAGGTCAATGGTTCTTGGTCACTTTGGGCTGTGGACTGCTCTATCCCCTGAGGAGACCACCTGCAGGGTGTCCAAAAGAATAGGAGGAAGGCAAGCTGCTCCGGGGGCCCTTCCACAGTCAGGCTGACTTCTCTGCTGCCCGCACCCCACTGCCCTAAGCGCTGTGAGTGGGCTGCAGCCCCTGCGTCTTCCCCATCCATGCAACCCCAACATCTGTGTCCTGTTCTCTGTTCCTTGAAGCCTGATGGGATGGGGCTTGGGTTTCCTCTGGCTTTTAGCTGGAGTATATAGCCCTTTGGGGCCCCAGCATTATGGGGGCTGTCCCCCTTGTCTCCCCTCCTCAATGAGTCCTGGGCTTCAGCTTCTGTCTTCCTCACTTCACAGAATATGAAAGCTAAAGGATGTTTTGGCTCAGCATGGCCAATGTTCTCAGGGCATGAGGGGCCCTGGTGTCCTGCTCACCTCCTGGAGTTAGTTTTCTCTTAGATTTTGGTCTCCTCATTCCTTACTGCCCTGTGAGCTCCTCATTGCTTTGAAAcatgttttttaattcttcccagcattttttgttgtttttagtggGAACAGGCAGAGACCACCATATTACCAGAAGTGGAAATCCCTCCATATCACTATGACTCTATTCCCTCTCTCATGCCCCCCAGCCTGAGAGACCCTTCCCCATTTCATAGCAGGGTAACCCAAGACCCAGCAGCGTATGTGGAAAGAGTAAGAGGAGGTCAACACCCAGGCCTCTGAGGAAGCCTGTTGCTGGTGGAGGCAGCCAGAGAGCTCATGGTACCTTGACCCTatcccctccccagcacccaaaTCTTGCCTCTGCATCATCTCCATGAGGACTCAGCCCCCAGGGGTGAGGGGAGCGAGCAGGGGGCGGGTAGGGAGAGGAGAGCTGTGATTAGCCCTGTTTTATAGGCAAGGTTAcaaggaggaggggacagaagcGGGGGGCCAGCAGTTACTTCAGTTCTAAGCCAAGCACCTGTTCCGGCCTGTGATTTCGTGGCCCTGCTACCAGCCACCTCCCTGCCACAGGTCACCCCACCCTCTGGGCCTCACTTCCCTCATCTGTCAATGATCAGGGATAATAATGGTGACCACTTCATAGGATTGCTGTGGGGTTTATAcgagttaatatatataaagctcACAGAtaaatagtgcctggcacgtagtaaggTCATAAACGTTAGCTGAGAGGTAGGTaacttgtccgaggtcacacaACTAATAAGTGGCCAGCCTAAGAACCACTCATTATTCCTGTAGGTATTTAAACGCAACCGTCCGAGGCCTTGCGGGCATAGTCATAAGCAAGACACATGAGTCCCGGCTCTGTGGAGATGACCACCTAGTGGGGGACACAGGGGTGACAAATAAATGGATGCTAGGCTGGCGTGTCGGTGCCAGCCAGAGCCACAGAGCAGGGCCAAGGGAAAGAGGGTGGTGGCGGGCCTGAACTGGACGTGGTGGTCTGGGGAGTGGCAGGCCGCGTCTCAGAGGTCCTTCACGCTCCTCCGCCTTTGCGTGCTGCGGGGCGGGGGCAAGGGCTCACCCAGGAGAGACAGGCACTTTGGGGTTGGAGGACCGTCATGGGAAGAGCCCTTCGCCGGACCTCCACTGcaagctcccccacccccttgccgCCTGACCTCGAACTCATCCTGTGCCTTGTTTGGGCCTTAATTTCCTTGCCTCCAAAATGGGTTTGGAAGATTCCTTCCCTACGACTCCCACGAGAAGGTGCTTTATGTCACTCACTGTTACAGCCTTCTAGCCCACTGAGACCCCCCAGTGGAGGCGTCAAGGAGagaggaggtggaaggagggaaCAAGGCCCCCCTCAGCAGGTCCTTTTGTGCGCCTGCTTTGGCCTCCACACGGGGGCGGGGGCGGGTAaagctgcagcccctccccccttgctttCCCAAGTTCTTGCAGTGGCGGGAATCGGCCTCCGGTGGGAAGGTCTTCCCAAGCAGTTGCCCCAGTCCCCGTTTCTGCGGTGGTTCCAGATGCACCTCACGCTAACGGTCCGTGGAGGCCAGTCGGGGCCGCCCCCCTCCTTTCGCACCCTCTGCTGTCGGCTGCCTactcctgctcctctcccctcggGCTCTCATCAGAGTCCCCCTGCCCGCGTCCGGAAGGTGAGGCCGTCTCCCTGGCCTGTGGATGTGAGGGTGGGAGTGGATGCAGTCTGACTTGACAGGACTTCCACACTACTGACCCCCCTcgcctgccccctctccctctccttcctgccgctcctctccccacttcccccaccgTCACTACCATGACCTTTGAAAGGCTCCTGGGAAGCTGTGTTGCCCTCTGAAGGTCAGGGTCTTGTTCTGCACCTCAGGGAGAGATGAAATGAAGTGTCCTAGAGCACCTGGACATTCATGTGCTAGTTCCAAAGAGACCTGGGCCCAGGGTCAGGGTGAGCACCCCCAATCCCATAGCCCCATGGGGCCAGTGACTGCTGTCGGACTGATCCACATTCTTTCTCATCATCTAAGCCCCAtcaggggaggtgaggagggggtATTTGATTActggggctggagccagggaGGCCTTTGCTGGGGAGAGGGTCTGAACTGAGACCAAGGAGAGCCTGTGGAGTTTAGAATGCtaattcttttgatggctgaaccAGTTGTGCCCATTTCCCAGAGGGGATCGGTGAGTCAGTGGAGAGCTCATGTGACCCGAAGACAGGAGCACAGGGAGCCCTAGTTCAGTCCTTCCCCCCTCTCGGAAGCCACCTTTGACGTCAGTATCTCCTGTCTTGGAGGGTTAATAGGCTGCCGAAGGTGGACGCTAAAAAGCAAAGGCCAAGGGGACGGCAGGACCTGATGGGAGGGGTGGCGGTCCTGAGGAGGGCCTCCCAGCTGCAGctccaggaggaggaagaagcaaccTGGCCA
The DNA window shown above is from Ailuropoda melanoleuca isolate Jingjing chromosome 6, ASM200744v2, whole genome shotgun sequence and carries:
- the S100A3 gene encoding protein S100-A3; this encodes MARPLEQAVAAIVCTFQEYSGRCGDKHRLCQAELKELLQKELPTWTPTNLRERDYNKFMSVLDTNKDCEVDFVEYVRSLACLCTYCHDYFKDCPPEPPCSQ